One Solanum lycopersicum chromosome 2, SLM_r2.1 genomic region harbors:
- the LOC138341969 gene encoding uncharacterized protein produces the protein MNVHYNPGRANVVDDSLSRMSMGSTTHVEDEKKELVKDIQTGQDRCASTYRVEDHARLYIDEIMRWHGIPLSNISNRGAQFTSHFWRSFQKSLGTQVKHSTAFHPQTDWQAERTIQTYEDIIGMTLFEALYGRSCRSLVGWFEVGKSSILCPEIIHEALEKISPIKGVMRFGRKGKLCPRYVGPYEILQLVGEMAYELAFPVELASVHTVFHVSVKEVPR, from the exons atgaatgtccatTACAATCCGGGTAGGGCTAATGTTGTAGATGATTCTTTGAGTAGGATGAGTATGGGAAGTACAACCCatgttgaggatgagaagaaggagttggtgaaaGATATACAGACTGGCCAAGATAGGTGTGCG TCTACTTATAGAGTCGAGGATCATGcaagactctacattgatgaaattatgagatggcatgggattcctttgtctaacATTTCAAATAGAGGGGCTCAGTTCACTTCACATTTTTGGAGATCCTTCCAGAAGAGCTTAGGCACACAGGTGAAGCAtagtactgcctttcatcctcagactgattggcaggcagagcgcaccattcagacatatgaggatat cattgggatgacactatttgaggcattgtatggtagaagTTGTAGGTCTctagttgggtggttcgaggttggaaaGTCATCCATTTTATGCCCAGAGAttattcatgaggccttagagaag atatcacctataaagggggtgatgaggtttggaaggAAGGGGAAGTTGTGTCCAaggtatgttgggccatatgagatcctacagctTGTTGGTGAGAtggcctatgagttggcattTCCTGtggagctagcttctgttcataCAGTCTTTCATGTTTCTgttaaagaagtgcctaggtga